From a region of the Notolabrus celidotus isolate fNotCel1 chromosome 14, fNotCel1.pri, whole genome shotgun sequence genome:
- the LOC117824929 gene encoding DNA ligase 1-like, producing the protein MGFLITTVFLWAAVGVGSRPVNSPLNDAKVECIIQETLNEDRSHHECSPRLEEELDEVQIHQGLLRELQSLAGDERDRERDDERERYDYSPAEDESDFEDEDEEKKEESDVTSPTQKTDEKKDTKTEEDDTKEKTKEEQHVEDKGGDTEEERAKELEELLAEEIRKKGKEEGNDEELLKELKRKRYEALKDRESLKASGAGQKEEAKKQDDKDKDAATTEDLEKQRMDERKKSEVELMVEKEKVEKELKELLKEKESKSRPEQEKERKEKQEELEELVRKMKRVQEEEGEEEVKVGKKEESVGKKTPEEKSEKKGGGEEEKAVQNTEKEDKTKEGTEVKEPQQKRVMEKASDEATRQFEREREKDEEDEEEEDEDEYVREDGQEEENEGGEAEEDEGEELLEIEAELRKVAAELRELRRG; encoded by the exons ATGGGATTTCTGATCACCACAGTTTTCCTCTGGGCTGCTGTCGGAG tgGGAAGCCGCCCAGTAAACTCACCTCTTAATGATGCAAAG GTTGAATGTATTATTCAAGAAAcactgaatgaggacaggtcaCATCATGAGTGCAGCCCAAGACTAGAAG AGGAACTTGATGAAGTACAAATACATCAGGGTCTGCTCAGGGAGCTGCAGAGTCTGGCAGGTGATG AGAGAGATCGAGAGCGAGATGACGAGAGGGAGCGATATGACTATAGCCCTGCTGAAGACGAGAGCGACtttgaggatgaagatgaggagaaaaaggaggagagtgACGTGACCAGCCCTACACAAAAAACGGATGAAAAGAAAGACACCAAGACAGAGGAAGATGACACTAAAGAAAAGACGAAGGAGGAGCAACATGTTGAAGACAAAGGgggtgacactgaagaggagagagccaaggagctggaggagctgctaGCTGAGGAGATCAGAAAGaaagggaaggaggaggggaaCGATGAGGAGCTGCTGAAAGAGCTGAAAAGGAAACGATACGAGGCGTTGAAGGACAGGGAGAGCCTTAAAGCCTCTGGAGCGGGGCAAAAAGAGGAAGCGAAGAAACAGGATGACAAAGACAAGGATGCTGCAACAACGGAGGACTTGgaaaaacagaggatggatgagaggaagaagagtgaGGTGGAATTGAtggtggagaaggagaaggtgGAGAAAGAGCTAAAGGAGCTGCtcaaggagaaggagagcaaaagcaggccagagcaggagaaggagaggaaggagaagcaggaggagctggaggaacTCGTAAGGAAGATGAAACgggtgcaggaggaggaaggagaggaggaggtgaaggttgggaagaaagaggagagtgtTGGTAAAAAGACGCCAGAGGAGAAGAGCGAGAAGAAggggggaggagaagaggaaaaggctgtgcaaaacacagagaaagaagacaagacaaaggAGGGGACTGAGGTGAAGGAGCCGCAGCAGAAGAGAGTGATGGAGAAAGCCAGCGATGAAGCAACACGACAGTTtgaaagggagagggagaaggatgaggaggacgaggaggaggaagatgaggatgaaTATGTCCGGGAAGATGGGCAGGAAGAGGAGAATGAAGGAGGTGAAGCTGAAGAAGATGAAGGAGAG gAGCTGCTGGAGATTGAAGCAGAGTTGCGCAAAGTTGCTGCAGAGCTGAGGGAGCTTCGCCGAggataa